The Pyrococcus horikoshii OT3 genome includes a window with the following:
- a CDS encoding lysylphosphatidylglycerol synthase domain-containing protein translates to MKRSSLRRALSPIAFLISLVYLYKSIDVRELPYVIREANYVPLVISLLLSILTVLLSALRWYLILRRVQKASFKRTLQAFVSGYYLMAILPPTIGHITKVKLVGGDYFLAFSSLLLGIATEVIIILSLGLIFLGFTKLGLFGIGIILTGFIYDKAFHKIMLTFFEILENIGIKKISKVLKNWWQRGYSGWKKAKEDKITFFITFLISLAVIVFQVFGLIFVGKAFSLNILPKKAFYAFLMSVVFASLSGVPSGVGVNELGILIGIGSSTKTALTAFLYKFMFQYQYSIIGALVFYKLLGGWDEDSSS, encoded by the coding sequence ATGAAAAGAAGCAGCTTAAGAAGAGCCCTTAGTCCCATAGCCTTTTTAATTTCCCTCGTCTATCTATACAAGAGTATCGATGTAAGGGAGCTCCCCTATGTAATAAGGGAAGCAAACTACGTTCCCTTAGTGATCTCCCTTCTTTTATCAATCCTCACGGTATTATTAAGTGCATTAAGATGGTACCTGATTTTAAGGAGAGTTCAAAAGGCTAGCTTTAAGAGAACCCTTCAGGCCTTTGTTAGTGGTTATTACCTTATGGCAATTTTACCTCCCACAATAGGACATATAACAAAGGTAAAACTTGTAGGAGGGGACTACTTTTTAGCCTTTTCTTCCCTTTTGCTGGGAATTGCCACGGAGGTTATAATAATACTTTCCCTTGGCCTGATATTCCTTGGATTCACTAAGCTAGGCCTCTTCGGAATTGGAATAATCCTCACAGGTTTCATTTATGATAAGGCGTTTCACAAAATAATGCTCACTTTCTTCGAAATATTGGAAAATATAGGTATTAAGAAGATTTCAAAGGTTCTCAAAAACTGGTGGCAGCGGGGTTATTCAGGGTGGAAGAAAGCAAAGGAGGATAAAATTACGTTTTTTATAACTTTTTTAATTTCACTAGCGGTAATAGTTTTCCAAGTCTTTGGTCTGATCTTCGTGGGGAAAGCGTTCTCACTAAATATTCTACCCAAAAAGGCATTCTATGCCTTCCTTATGAGTGTTGTCTTTGCTTCACTTAGTGGAGTCCCTTCTGGAGTTGGAGTCAATGAACTCGGAATCCTGATAGGAATTGGTTCCTCAACGAAGACCGCTTTAACAGCGTTCCTCTATAAATTTATGTTTCAATATCAGTACTCAATAATTGGTGCGCTAGTATTTTACAAGCTTCTTGGTGGTTGGGATGAAGATAGCTCTAGTTAG
- a CDS encoding glycosyltransferase family 4 protein: MKIALVSDWYYPKIGGVATHMHNLAIKLRERGHEVGIVTNNRPTGKEEELKRYGIELIKIPGIISPFLDVNLTYGLKSSEELNEFLKDFDIIHSHHAFTPLSLKALKAGKNMEKGTLLTTHSISFAHESKLWDTLGFTIPLFKSYLKYSHRIIAVSKAAKSFIEHFTSVPVLIVPNGVDDERFFPARDKEKIKAKFGLEGNVVLYVSRMSYRKGPHVLLNAFSKIEDATLVMVGNGEMLPFLKAQTKFLGIENKVVFMGYVPDDILPEVFRMADVFVLPSISSEAFGIVILEAMASGVPIIATDVGGIPEVIKENSAGLLVPPGNELKLREAIEKLLKNEELRKWYGNNGRRSVEEKYSWNKIVVKIERIYNEVLQEV; the protein is encoded by the coding sequence ATGAAGATAGCTCTAGTTAGTGACTGGTATTATCCTAAAATAGGAGGAGTCGCAACTCACATGCACAACTTAGCCATAAAGCTGAGAGAAAGAGGGCATGAAGTGGGAATAGTCACAAACAACAGGCCCACGGGAAAGGAAGAAGAGCTTAAGAGATATGGAATAGAGCTCATAAAGATCCCAGGAATTATAAGTCCTTTTTTAGATGTAAATTTAACCTATGGATTGAAATCCTCAGAAGAGCTCAACGAATTCTTGAAAGACTTCGACATAATTCATTCTCATCATGCATTCACACCTCTCTCCTTAAAGGCTTTAAAAGCTGGAAAGAATATGGAAAAGGGAACCCTGCTAACAACTCACAGCATTTCCTTTGCCCATGAATCAAAGCTCTGGGATACTTTGGGGTTTACGATACCCCTTTTTAAGAGTTACCTGAAATATTCACATCGAATAATAGCAGTAAGTAAAGCTGCAAAATCCTTTATAGAACACTTCACTTCGGTTCCCGTTTTAATAGTACCCAATGGAGTCGATGATGAGCGTTTCTTCCCTGCAAGGGATAAGGAGAAAATAAAGGCCAAATTTGGACTTGAAGGGAATGTGGTACTCTACGTGAGCAGAATGAGTTATCGAAAAGGCCCCCACGTTCTTTTAAATGCATTCTCCAAAATAGAAGATGCAACTCTCGTAATGGTTGGAAACGGAGAGATGCTTCCCTTCTTAAAGGCTCAAACTAAATTCCTGGGAATAGAAAATAAAGTAGTATTCATGGGATATGTACCTGATGATATTCTTCCAGAGGTTTTCAGAATGGCCGACGTGTTCGTCTTACCTTCGATATCATCGGAAGCGTTCGGCATAGTAATCCTTGAGGCCATGGCCTCCGGAGTTCCCATTATAGCTACAGACGTTGGTGGTATACCTGAGGTTATAAAGGAAAACAGTGCAGGGCTTTTAGTTCCACCCGGAAATGAACTTAAGCTAAGAGAAGCAATTGAAAAGCTCTTAAAAAATGAAGAGCTTAGAAAATGGTACGGAAACAACGGAAGAAGATCCGTTGAAGAAAAATATTCCTGGAATAAGATCGTAGTTAAGATAGAAAGGATTTACAACGAAGTTCTTCAGGAAGTTTAA
- a CDS encoding RNA ligase partner protein: MIKFVLDTSIFVNPDVRKKFGETPTEAMKTFLHYAENLFGKVEFYMPPGIYRELMHFVEEEEVSPDIELYIIKKPPNVHDIKIPAFVVYELIEDIRRRVDKGLRVAEKAVRESVIDTSNVDKIIQKLRRNYRKALREGILDSKEDFELILLAKEIDGIIVSADVGILTWAEKMGIKWVDAFKFKEVLSELVEKFKRSESEKERK; this comes from the coding sequence ATGATTAAATTTGTTCTAGATACCAGCATATTCGTAAATCCAGATGTGAGGAAAAAATTTGGAGAAACACCAACAGAAGCCATGAAGACCTTCCTCCATTACGCTGAAAACCTGTTTGGAAAAGTTGAATTTTATATGCCTCCTGGGATATATCGCGAGCTTATGCATTTCGTTGAGGAGGAAGAGGTATCACCAGACATAGAGTTGTACATAATAAAAAAGCCTCCCAACGTTCACGACATAAAAATACCTGCATTTGTAGTTTATGAGCTTATAGAGGATATAAGGAGGAGGGTAGATAAAGGGCTTAGGGTTGCAGAAAAGGCCGTGAGGGAGAGCGTTATAGACACGAGTAATGTGGACAAGATAATTCAAAAACTTAGAAGAAATTATAGAAAAGCTTTGAGAGAGGGTATTCTTGACAGTAAAGAAGACTTCGAGCTTATACTACTCGCGAAAGAGATCGATGGGATAATAGTCTCCGCAGATGTTGGGATATTAACATGGGCGGAGAAGATGGGGATAAAGTGGGTTGATGCTTTTAAATTTAAAGAAGTTCTTAGCGAGCTAGTTGAGAAGTTTAAGAGAAGTGAAAGTGAAAAGGAAAGGAAATGA
- a CDS encoding Hsp20/alpha crystallin family protein codes for MVRRRRWDIWDPFDLIREIQEEIDAMFDEFFSRPRLWTYRRWKEPELYEEGTGEVWREPFVDIFDRGDELVVIAELPGVRKEDIKVRVTEDSVYIEAIVRREKELEEEGAVRVERYYSGYRRVIRLPEEVIPEKAKAKYNNGVLEIRIPKKNPTKKEGEGFEVKIE; via the coding sequence ATGGTGAGGAGGAGAAGGTGGGATATATGGGATCCATTCGATTTAATTAGGGAGATACAAGAAGAAATCGATGCAATGTTTGATGAATTCTTCAGCAGACCAAGGCTCTGGACTTACAGAAGGTGGAAGGAGCCAGAACTTTACGAAGAGGGAACAGGGGAAGTCTGGAGGGAGCCATTCGTTGACATATTTGACAGGGGAGATGAGCTAGTTGTCATAGCCGAGTTACCAGGAGTAAGGAAGGAGGATATAAAGGTCAGGGTCACTGAAGACAGCGTTTACATCGAAGCCATAGTAAGGAGAGAGAAAGAGCTCGAGGAGGAAGGAGCAGTTAGAGTTGAGAGATACTACAGCGGTTATAGGAGAGTAATTAGGCTTCCAGAGGAGGTTATACCAGAAAAGGCAAAGGCTAAATACAACAATGGTGTACTTGAGATAAGAATTCCAAAGAAGAACCCAACAAAGAAGGAAGGAGAGGGATTTGAAGTTAAGATCGAGTGA
- a CDS encoding CDC48 family AAA ATPase codes for MVEKKEIKLKVASAYQRDVGRGIVRIDRRSMRELGVSPGDVVEIIGTKNTAAIVWPAYPEDEGLGIIRMDGTIRKNAGVGLGDEVTIRKADVKEARKVVLAPTEPIRFGRDFVEWLHERLVGRPVVRGDYIKIGVLGQELTFVVTTTQPSGVVQITEYTDFDISEKPVKEVEKRMTTGVTYEDIGGLKDVIEKIREMIELPLKHPELFEKLGIEPPKGVLLYGPPGTGKTLLAKAVANEANAYFIAINGPEIMSKYYGESEERLREVFKEAEENAPSIIFIDEIDAIAPKRSEVTGEVEKRVVAQLLALMDGLKGRGKVIVIGATNRPDALDPALRRPGRFDREIEVGVPDKQGRKEILQIHTRGMPIEPDFRKEDVLKILEGLKKEGKFRDVIDKAIDRVMKVSEDDIPKVLKELNGELYEEVRTRLVDLLLEELAEVTHGFVGADLAALAREAAMAALRRLIKEGKIDFEAETIPREVLDELKVTRKDFYEALKMVEPSALREVLIEVPNVHWDDIGGLEEVKQELREAVEWPLKYPEAFRAYGITPPKGVLLYGPPGTGKTLLAKAVATESEANFIAVRGPEVLSKWVGESEKNIREIFRKARQAAPTVIFIDEIDAIAPRRGTDVNRVTDRLINQLLTEMDGIQENTGVVVIAATNRPDILDPALLRPGRFDRLILVPAPDEEARFEIFKVHTRSMPLADDVDLRELARRTEGYTGADIAAVCREAAMIAMRKALEKGIIKPGMKADEIKQKAKVTMKDFEEALKKIGPSVSKETMEYYRKIQEQFKQARG; via the coding sequence ATGGTGGAGAAAAAGGAGATAAAGCTGAAGGTTGCTTCCGCTTATCAAAGGGATGTTGGTAGAGGGATTGTAAGAATTGATAGGAGAAGTATGAGAGAATTAGGAGTATCGCCAGGGGATGTTGTAGAGATTATCGGAACCAAGAATACCGCTGCTATCGTTTGGCCCGCTTATCCTGAGGATGAGGGCCTCGGAATAATCAGGATGGATGGTACCATTAGAAAGAATGCAGGGGTTGGCCTTGGGGATGAAGTTACCATAAGAAAAGCTGACGTTAAGGAAGCCAGAAAGGTAGTACTAGCCCCAACGGAGCCTATTAGGTTTGGAAGGGACTTCGTTGAGTGGCTTCACGAGAGGCTGGTAGGAAGGCCTGTAGTGAGAGGTGACTATATTAAAATTGGAGTTCTTGGCCAGGAGCTAACCTTTGTAGTTACTACAACTCAACCGAGCGGAGTTGTTCAAATAACAGAGTACACGGACTTTGATATAAGTGAAAAGCCAGTGAAAGAAGTTGAAAAGAGAATGACAACTGGAGTGACCTACGAGGATATAGGTGGACTAAAGGATGTTATCGAGAAGATCAGAGAAATGATAGAGCTACCATTAAAGCATCCAGAATTATTCGAAAAGCTGGGTATTGAGCCTCCTAAGGGTGTTCTTCTTTATGGTCCTCCTGGGACTGGTAAGACTCTCTTAGCTAAGGCCGTTGCTAATGAGGCTAATGCTTACTTTATCGCAATAAACGGGCCAGAGATAATGAGCAAATACTACGGAGAAAGCGAAGAAAGATTAAGGGAGGTGTTCAAGGAGGCCGAAGAGAACGCACCATCGATAATCTTTATTGATGAGATTGATGCAATAGCTCCAAAGAGAAGTGAGGTTACTGGAGAAGTTGAGAAGAGAGTCGTAGCCCAGCTACTTGCCTTGATGGATGGTTTGAAGGGTAGGGGTAAGGTTATTGTTATTGGGGCTACTAATAGGCCTGATGCTTTGGATCCTGCTTTGAGGAGGCCTGGGCGTTTTGATAGGGAGATTGAGGTTGGAGTGCCAGACAAGCAAGGAAGAAAAGAAATACTACAAATCCACACAAGAGGAATGCCAATAGAACCAGACTTCAGAAAAGAGGATGTACTTAAGATCCTTGAGGGGCTTAAAAAGGAAGGGAAGTTCAGGGATGTCATTGATAAGGCCATTGATAGGGTTATGAAGGTTAGCGAGGATGATATTCCTAAAGTGCTTAAGGAACTTAATGGTGAGCTATACGAGGAAGTTAGAACCAGATTAGTTGATCTATTACTTGAGGAATTGGCTGAGGTTACTCATGGTTTCGTTGGCGCTGACCTAGCAGCACTAGCCAGAGAAGCAGCAATGGCCGCACTTAGAAGGTTAATCAAGGAAGGAAAGATAGACTTTGAGGCCGAGACAATACCAAGAGAAGTCCTAGATGAACTTAAGGTAACTAGAAAGGACTTCTATGAGGCTTTGAAGATGGTTGAGCCTTCTGCTTTGAGGGAGGTCCTCATCGAAGTCCCAAACGTCCACTGGGATGACATAGGCGGATTAGAAGAAGTAAAACAAGAACTAAGAGAAGCAGTAGAATGGCCACTAAAATACCCAGAGGCCTTCAGGGCTTACGGGATCACACCTCCTAAGGGTGTTTTGTTGTATGGTCCTCCTGGGACTGGTAAGACTCTCTTAGCTAAGGCCGTTGCTACTGAGAGTGAAGCCAACTTCATAGCCGTTAGAGGCCCAGAAGTATTAAGCAAGTGGGTTGGCGAAAGCGAGAAGAACATAAGGGAAATCTTTAGGAAAGCAAGACAAGCTGCTCCAACCGTGATATTCATAGACGAAATTGATGCAATAGCCCCGAGGAGGGGAACAGATGTAAACAGAGTTACTGATAGGCTTATCAATCAATTACTCACAGAGATGGACGGAATCCAGGAGAATACGGGAGTTGTCGTTATTGCTGCTACTAATAGGCCTGATATTTTGGATCCTGCTTTGTTGAGGCCTGGGCGTTTTGATAGGCTTATTTTAGTTCCTGCTCCTGATGAGGAGGCTAGGTTTGAGATTTTCAAGGTTCACACTAGAAGCATGCCATTAGCCGATGACGTTGATTTAAGAGAATTAGCAAGGAGAACAGAAGGATACACAGGAGCAGACATAGCAGCAGTATGCAGAGAAGCAGCTATGATAGCTATGAGGAAGGCCCTTGAGAAGGGGATAATTAAGCCTGGGATGAAAGCTGACGAGATAAAGCAGAAGGCTAAAGTTACCATGAAAGACTTCGAAGAGGCACTGAAGAAGATAGGACCCTCAGTAAGCAAGGAGACCATGGAGTATTACAGAAAGATCCAAGAGCAGTTCAAGCAGGCTAGAGGATGA
- a CDS encoding ABC transporter permease: MGVIEELEALKGVARKNWKILISYKAWFISDILMGFFFAGNALLIGLGLTGKRTSEALAKLSGYSDYLTFAILGFMVLTFGVTFMSGFVWSIVDELYAGTLESSFAAPMRRITFFLGSIMVRLILNLLYIGIYIPIFWITFGLEVDLINLLKGIVVLVIGAFGMMGLGLIAAGIVIYLKDPGPFIDILEMLVFALSGAMYPVKILPKPLQIMANLLPYAPTTEAVRKVALVGLSKSIEEILYLLLISATYSLLGVISYRWAERRAREVGLKSY, encoded by the coding sequence ATGGGGGTTATTGAAGAGCTCGAAGCCCTAAAAGGTGTTGCAAGAAAGAATTGGAAGATACTCATAAGCTATAAGGCATGGTTTATTAGCGATATATTGATGGGTTTCTTCTTCGCTGGTAATGCCCTCTTGATTGGATTGGGACTTACGGGAAAAAGAACCTCGGAGGCCTTAGCTAAACTCTCAGGTTATTCTGATTATCTAACGTTTGCCATACTTGGGTTCATGGTATTAACTTTTGGAGTGACGTTTATGAGTGGCTTTGTGTGGAGTATCGTTGATGAGTTGTACGCTGGAACACTTGAAAGCTCTTTCGCGGCCCCTATGAGGAGGATAACGTTCTTCCTGGGAAGCATCATGGTTAGGTTGATTTTGAACCTTCTGTATATAGGGATATACATTCCCATATTTTGGATCACTTTCGGGTTGGAGGTTGATCTCATAAATTTACTCAAGGGAATTGTTGTATTAGTAATTGGGGCTTTTGGAATGATGGGCCTTGGACTCATAGCGGCTGGAATAGTTATCTACTTAAAGGATCCAGGACCTTTCATAGATATCTTGGAGATGTTAGTTTTTGCCCTAAGTGGGGCTATGTACCCAGTGAAAATTCTTCCTAAACCGTTGCAAATAATGGCCAACTTACTTCCCTATGCTCCAACGACGGAAGCCGTGAGAAAGGTTGCGTTGGTAGGACTATCAAAAAGTATAGAAGAGATACTGTACCTCCTTTTGATATCTGCTACTTATTCCCTTCTTGGAGTTATAAGTTATAGATGGGCAGAGAGAAGGGCTAGGGAAGTTGGACTTAAGAGCTATTAA
- the albA gene encoding DNA-binding protein Alba — MTEEHVVYIGKKPVMNYVLAVITQFHEGAKEVSIKARGRAISRAVDVAEIVRNRFLKDDVDVKEIKIGTEELPTADGRTTNTSTIEIVLARKT, encoded by the coding sequence ATGACTGAGGAGCACGTTGTTTACATTGGAAAGAAGCCGGTTATGAACTATGTATTGGCCGTAATTACTCAGTTCCATGAGGGAGCCAAAGAGGTTAGCATCAAGGCACGTGGTAGGGCCATCAGCAGGGCCGTTGATGTAGCAGAAATAGTCAGGAACAGGTTCCTCAAGGATGATGTTGACGTTAAGGAAATCAAGATCGGAACTGAGGAGCTCCCAACAGCTGATGGGAGGACAACAAACACCTCAACCATTGAGATTGTTCTAGCTAGGAAAACTTGA
- a CDS encoding ADP-dependent ribose-1-phosphate kinase, which produces MRLDVICMGNLNYDITFILERFPEFHEKVNAKEVYTGLGGSAGNTATWLSLLGLKVGFIGSVGNDDFGRLHLEFFKKIGVDTRGIKVVDEPTGVAVMMVIGEDKRIVKYPGANRFKEVREDYLKLARHLHLSSNPLSLVEKAVTLAKNLGLTVSFDPGEMEVPKNIEEKVDILMMNEDEFKRKYGDLKNITKVKSRIAIATLNGGGALVRDQNGKVYEVRGLSAKAVDTTGGGDSFNAGFIYGFLNGWDVVSSAKLGMLLAYLTVQKVGARSAVIPLEEVKKKANELNLDLPFNSS; this is translated from the coding sequence ATGAGACTGGATGTAATTTGTATGGGGAACCTCAACTATGACATAACTTTCATACTTGAAAGATTTCCAGAGTTCCACGAAAAGGTGAATGCTAAAGAAGTTTATACGGGATTAGGAGGTTCCGCAGGAAATACAGCGACTTGGTTGTCTCTCCTAGGATTAAAGGTTGGTTTCATAGGTTCTGTGGGAAATGACGACTTTGGAAGGTTGCATCTGGAATTCTTTAAGAAAATTGGAGTAGATACTAGAGGGATTAAAGTCGTAGACGAACCAACGGGAGTCGCCGTAATGATGGTGATCGGAGAAGACAAAAGGATAGTTAAGTACCCTGGGGCCAATAGGTTTAAGGAGGTAAGAGAGGACTATTTGAAGCTTGCCAGGCATTTGCACCTCTCTTCAAATCCCCTTTCACTTGTCGAAAAAGCTGTAACCTTGGCCAAAAATCTTGGCCTAACTGTTTCTTTTGATCCAGGAGAAATGGAAGTCCCAAAGAATATTGAAGAAAAAGTAGACATCTTAATGATGAACGAAGATGAGTTCAAGAGGAAGTATGGAGACTTAAAAAATATAACTAAAGTTAAGTCTAGAATAGCCATAGCAACGCTAAACGGTGGAGGAGCTCTGGTTAGAGATCAAAATGGAAAAGTTTACGAGGTAAGGGGACTGTCGGCAAAGGCCGTAGATACCACCGGTGGTGGAGACTCTTTTAATGCTGGATTTATATATGGCTTTCTAAATGGCTGGGATGTGGTAAGTTCAGCAAAATTAGGAATGCTACTTGCTTACCTTACAGTTCAAAAAGTAGGAGCAAGAAGTGCGGTAATTCCCCTAGAGGAAGTTAAAAAGAAAGCAAATGAATTAAACCTAGATCTTCCATTTAATAGCTCTTAA
- a CDS encoding daunorubicin resistance protein DrrA family ABC transporter ATP-binding protein produces the protein MNVIEVRNLRKLYPKKIPLPFRKVEWFEALKGITFRVKKGELFGLLGPNGAGKTTTIKILTTLLEPSSGEAKVLGLDVVKDAREIRKRINLVAEGERTLYWRLTAYENLRYFASIYYIPRREAEKRIEELLKMVGLWDRRNDLVMNYSRGMKQRLAIAKALINDPEVLFLDEPTLGLDVQSAVFVRELVRRLVDEEGKTVLLTTHYMNEAEELCDRIAIIDHGKIIALNTPEGLKRMVRNDTIVEVRVRNYPGVNPFGLVKVDDRNGVVILRGSLEEEEIPKLVEFLVKSNAKVLSVEVKEPTLEDVFIKLTGRGLRD, from the coding sequence ATGAACGTTATTGAGGTGAGGAATTTAAGGAAGTTGTACCCAAAGAAAATTCCCCTTCCTTTTAGGAAGGTTGAATGGTTTGAGGCTTTAAAGGGGATAACATTTAGGGTAAAGAAAGGTGAGTTATTTGGCCTTTTAGGTCCCAATGGAGCTGGGAAGACAACTACAATAAAAATTCTTACAACTTTATTGGAGCCAAGTTCTGGAGAGGCTAAAGTTCTCGGCCTTGATGTGGTTAAGGATGCTCGTGAGATTAGGAAGAGAATAAACCTTGTAGCTGAGGGGGAAAGAACGCTCTATTGGAGGTTAACTGCATATGAGAACTTAAGGTACTTTGCAAGCATATATTATATTCCAAGGAGGGAGGCCGAAAAAAGAATAGAGGAACTACTTAAGATGGTTGGGCTGTGGGATAGGAGGAACGATTTAGTTATGAATTACTCGAGGGGAATGAAGCAAAGATTGGCCATAGCAAAGGCCTTGATAAACGATCCTGAAGTTCTATTTCTAGATGAGCCTACCCTAGGTTTAGACGTTCAAAGTGCAGTTTTCGTTAGGGAACTCGTTAGGAGATTAGTGGATGAGGAAGGAAAAACCGTTCTCCTAACGACTCACTATATGAATGAAGCTGAAGAACTCTGTGACAGAATAGCAATAATTGACCATGGAAAAATAATAGCCCTTAACACTCCCGAAGGCTTGAAGAGGATGGTGAGGAATGATACAATAGTAGAGGTTAGGGTTAGGAATTATCCTGGGGTTAATCCCTTTGGATTGGTTAAAGTTGATGATAGGAATGGGGTTGTAATACTAAGGGGGAGCTTGGAGGAGGAAGAGATTCCTAAGCTGGTTGAGTTTCTGGTTAAAAGTAATGCAAAGGTTCTTTCGGTCGAAGTGAAGGAGCCAACCTTGGAGGACGTCTTCATAAAGCTTACTGGGAGGGGGCTTAGGGATTGA
- a CDS encoding ABC transporter permease: MFFRYPLRVISSVLVGLVFLLQFVYFGQAILGGRFSGLLKNATGIGDYPTYVLIGYVLWWISASPMEASVWGVRRELQRGTFESNVISPTGILKMVIGLAVSWMMMDSIIMLIVFGLGVIIFNIKISVIYVIKVIPILLLAFATFLGFGIVFAGLVVMLKNIGPLATVFELIILFLSGVFFPLSTLPDFIRKISWIIPLTHAASAVRKLFLGFSYSSIISELNAMLILLPIYWMISLGVFKWAERITRMMGYGGY, from the coding sequence ATGTTCTTTAGGTATCCTTTAAGGGTTATAAGCTCAGTTTTAGTTGGATTGGTTTTCCTACTCCAATTTGTTTATTTTGGTCAAGCCATCCTAGGGGGTAGGTTCTCCGGACTGCTAAAAAATGCTACAGGAATCGGTGACTATCCTACCTATGTACTAATAGGCTACGTTCTCTGGTGGATCTCTGCATCTCCGATGGAAGCTTCAGTTTGGGGTGTTAGAAGGGAGCTTCAGAGGGGAACTTTTGAAAGTAATGTTATCTCCCCTACCGGAATTCTAAAGATGGTTATAGGGCTCGCGGTATCTTGGATGATGATGGATTCGATTATAATGCTAATTGTATTTGGACTTGGGGTTATAATATTTAATATTAAAATTTCCGTGATTTACGTTATCAAGGTTATTCCAATTTTGTTGCTTGCCTTTGCAACTTTCCTTGGCTTTGGTATAGTTTTTGCCGGACTGGTGGTGATGCTTAAGAACATAGGGCCATTAGCTACTGTCTTTGAACTCATAATACTCTTTCTCTCAGGTGTTTTCTTTCCACTCTCAACGTTACCTGATTTTATAAGAAAAATTTCTTGGATTATCCCATTAACACACGCAGCTAGTGCGGTTAGAAAGCTCTTCCTTGGATTTAGCTACTCCTCTATAATTAGTGAGCTGAATGCAATGTTAATCCTTCTTCCAATTTACTGGATGATAAGTTTAGGGGTCTTCAAGTGGGCCGAGAGGATAACGAGGATGATGGGGTATGGGGGTTATTGA